The following proteins are encoded in a genomic region of Spirosoma sp. SC4-14:
- a CDS encoding ATP-dependent Clp protease ATP-binding subunit — MLTLAYTEELRRAVSIAQSVAREHQHQMFSPGHLLTGLLHNDVGLASQLTVWDIDVPYLRDWADIRVETYPKSARPAEEPTGDTQVRALMEVADVVRMKLGEVELTPLAVLIAMCKPDVAFTRDQLKSFPLTENQLLEKALLDVGFQQAISGQTGGSNGTASNGQATTDSKGAATGKTLFKFCIDRTASARDGKLDPIVGRDRETRQMIEILGRRLKPNVIITGEPGVGKTALVEGLAQQIVAGNVPPHLKNAQLFQLDLGSLIAGASYKGEIEDRLKGILADLKQFDRALLFIDEIHILMDPNGGASGTVNLLKPELARGELTLIGATTNDEYRKYLEKDEAFARRFEVLGVDEPDEQTATRMVKTILPLFEKHHQIKVADTTVAETVRLAKRYLKDRRLPDAAIDLIDRTMAAMKLATETTKPEIDRLRTELADIRSTSETNDPLTYIPNVRWFERQMKNRLSPVLLGQVEDELQTDSFELPDALADHLAMVLTKIETLGEQIHDTIEPAEVAAVVANRTGIPLGKIQSKERDKLLTLDEHLTQRVIGQDHAVRIIADAILENRSGLSRPGQPIGSFFFSGPTGTGKTELAKSMADFLFNDERALIRFDMSEFKEEHSAALLYGAPPGYVGYENGGLLVTKIRQQPFAVVLFDEIEKAHPSVFDLFLQILDEGMLHDRLGREGDFSNAIILFTSNIGSDYVVEKAAQGEIAASNDLLEIMGRYFRPEFLGRLTEIIPFQPISEEAIISIFNIQLNSLMKTLEKQGIALTITDDARRQLALEGYTPKYGARPLRGVIRNRLRRPLSRMIVSGEIGKGSSLMLSINEVGELSFQPQ, encoded by the coding sequence ATGCTAACCCTTGCTTATACCGAAGAACTACGACGTGCCGTCAGCATTGCCCAGTCAGTTGCCCGGGAACATCAACACCAGATGTTCTCGCCGGGGCATCTGCTGACAGGTTTGCTACACAACGACGTAGGGCTGGCCTCGCAGCTAACCGTTTGGGACATCGATGTTCCGTACCTCCGCGACTGGGCCGATATTCGGGTTGAAACGTATCCTAAATCGGCCCGTCCTGCCGAAGAACCTACCGGCGATACACAGGTACGGGCACTAATGGAAGTGGCCGATGTGGTTCGAATGAAACTGGGCGAAGTCGAACTGACGCCACTGGCCGTTCTGATTGCTATGTGTAAGCCTGATGTGGCCTTTACACGCGACCAGCTTAAATCGTTTCCGCTTACCGAAAATCAGTTGCTGGAAAAAGCCCTGCTCGATGTTGGGTTTCAGCAGGCCATAAGCGGTCAAACCGGTGGTAGCAACGGTACGGCCAGCAATGGCCAGGCAACAACCGATAGCAAAGGAGCAGCAACGGGCAAAACACTCTTCAAATTCTGCATCGACCGAACGGCGTCGGCGCGCGACGGTAAACTTGATCCGATTGTTGGGCGCGACCGCGAAACCCGACAGATGATCGAAATTCTAGGCCGTAGGCTTAAACCCAACGTAATTATCACCGGTGAGCCGGGCGTAGGCAAAACAGCCCTTGTGGAAGGACTCGCGCAGCAGATTGTGGCAGGCAATGTGCCTCCGCACCTCAAAAATGCGCAGTTATTTCAACTCGATTTAGGATCATTGATTGCCGGAGCATCCTACAAAGGCGAAATTGAAGACCGGCTGAAAGGTATCCTGGCCGATCTGAAGCAGTTTGACCGGGCGTTGTTGTTCATCGACGAAATTCACATCCTGATGGACCCCAATGGCGGAGCTTCGGGAACTGTAAACCTGCTGAAACCCGAGTTAGCCCGTGGCGAACTAACCCTTATTGGTGCAACCACTAACGACGAATACCGCAAATATCTCGAAAAAGACGAAGCATTTGCCCGCCGTTTCGAAGTGCTTGGCGTCGACGAACCCGATGAGCAAACAGCGACCCGAATGGTGAAAACCATTTTGCCACTGTTCGAAAAACATCACCAGATTAAAGTAGCCGACACAACCGTTGCCGAAACCGTTCGCCTGGCCAAACGGTATCTGAAAGATCGGCGGCTACCCGATGCCGCCATCGACCTGATCGACCGGACAATGGCGGCCATGAAACTGGCAACCGAAACAACTAAACCCGAAATCGATCGGCTACGTACAGAATTAGCCGATATTCGATCTACATCGGAAACAAACGACCCATTAACGTATATACCAAACGTTAGATGGTTTGAACGCCAGATGAAGAACCGCCTGAGTCCGGTTTTGCTCGGGCAGGTTGAAGACGAGCTACAAACCGATTCGTTTGAATTGCCCGATGCGCTGGCCGATCATCTGGCAATGGTGTTAACCAAAATCGAAACCCTGGGCGAACAGATTCACGACACCATTGAACCAGCCGAAGTAGCCGCCGTTGTGGCCAACCGAACGGGTATTCCGCTCGGAAAAATTCAATCGAAAGAGCGCGACAAACTCCTCACGCTGGACGAGCATCTGACCCAGCGCGTTATTGGCCAGGATCATGCCGTAAGGATCATTGCCGATGCCATTCTCGAAAATCGCTCTGGTCTGAGTCGGCCCGGTCAGCCGATTGGTTCGTTCTTTTTCTCAGGGCCAACGGGCACGGGCAAAACCGAACTGGCAAAATCGATGGCCGATTTTCTGTTCAACGATGAGCGGGCACTGATTCGGTTCGATATGTCGGAGTTCAAGGAAGAACATTCAGCAGCTTTGCTCTACGGTGCTCCTCCGGGTTATGTCGGCTACGAAAACGGAGGGTTGCTGGTCACCAAAATTCGTCAGCAACCTTTTGCGGTCGTGTTATTCGATGAAATTGAGAAAGCGCACCCATCGGTGTTCGATCTTTTTCTGCAAATTCTCGACGAAGGAATGCTCCACGACCGGCTAGGACGCGAGGGCGATTTTTCCAATGCCATTATTCTATTCACATCCAATATCGGTTCCGACTATGTTGTCGAAAAGGCGGCCCAGGGCGAAATAGCAGCATCGAACGATCTGCTGGAAATTATGGGACGCTATTTCCGTCCCGAATTTCTGGGCCGCCTAACCGAGATCATTCCCTTTCAGCCGATTTCGGAAGAAGCTATTATCAGCATTTTCAACATTCAGCTCAATTCGTTAATGAAAACCCTGGAAAAACAGGGCATCGCACTCACCATTACCGACGATGCCCGGCGGCAACTCGCGCTGGAAGGTTACACGCCCAAATACGGAGCCCGACCCCTGCGCGGGGTTATCCGCAACCGTCTGCGCCGACCACTCTCCCGCATGATCGTATCGGGCGAGATTGGCAAAGGAAGTTCATTAATGCTTTCGATCAATGAGGTTGGTGAGCTAAGTTTTCAACCACAATAA
- a CDS encoding type VI secretion system contractile sheath protein TssC, translated as MEAPDKLENGKAVKERVKVANPAQTLTDSSQQLAKFGGFEFVETTIDGAQNMNPAKKARKTIFLTEKGSAKDRKLLKKRLQEWTALLDAHENVADMIGEAEQKTETAAETLRRNLKKAVDETKDLETAYRSVALFYKNADTEKIKNISIVNADPEQIQDLDNTLFFDEIANELRQNYDKLDLRSNYSLMVLPGYLGAKKVVDKWARLAHENKVMMITDYRHLDSPDDVLELWQDEDMPSADAYKANVMMTCNYLVGREAFSELGEDEPLYVPPSAALAGKIYKTMLQQPVAGSKHGTLNEVDGVRFEMKKSEIANLEKLGLVPMVNEYNKVMAYSAKTLFNGDNQGLQTYSVVRVFDWIMKVLIDFLNRRAFENWTYDAEKDLRAQIVKFLNSVTGADKIIEDFKILRFERDKNVKDRIHLDIHIKPYFPAKNFLVKLDGTKGDDANDWKGGVEQA; from the coding sequence ATGGAAGCACCCGATAAACTGGAAAACGGCAAAGCCGTAAAAGAACGCGTTAAAGTAGCCAACCCGGCTCAAACCCTGACCGACAGCAGCCAGCAACTGGCCAAATTTGGCGGTTTCGAATTCGTTGAAACAACCATCGACGGGGCTCAGAATATGAACCCGGCCAAAAAAGCCCGGAAGACTATTTTCCTGACCGAAAAAGGCTCGGCTAAAGATCGGAAGCTGCTCAAAAAACGGCTACAGGAATGGACAGCCCTGCTCGATGCCCATGAGAATGTTGCCGACATGATTGGCGAAGCTGAACAAAAAACAGAAACGGCCGCCGAAACGCTGCGCCGAAATCTGAAAAAAGCCGTCGACGAAACCAAAGACCTCGAAACGGCTTACCGGTCGGTTGCGCTCTTCTACAAAAATGCCGATACCGAAAAAATCAAGAACATCTCCATCGTCAACGCCGACCCTGAGCAGATTCAGGACCTGGACAACACGCTGTTTTTCGATGAAATCGCGAACGAGCTGCGGCAGAATTACGATAAGCTCGACCTCCGCAGCAATTATTCGCTGATGGTGCTTCCGGGCTATCTGGGCGCTAAAAAAGTGGTCGATAAATGGGCGCGGCTGGCTCACGAGAATAAAGTCATGATGATTACGGACTACCGGCATCTCGACTCGCCCGACGATGTGCTCGAACTCTGGCAGGACGAAGACATGCCCAGTGCTGATGCCTATAAAGCCAACGTAATGATGACCTGCAACTATCTGGTAGGTCGCGAAGCATTCAGCGAACTGGGCGAAGACGAACCGCTCTACGTACCGCCTTCTGCCGCTCTGGCCGGAAAGATCTATAAAACCATGCTTCAGCAGCCCGTGGCTGGAAGTAAGCATGGCACGCTTAACGAGGTCGATGGGGTTCGATTTGAGATGAAAAAAAGTGAAATCGCCAATCTCGAAAAACTGGGCCTGGTACCCATGGTCAATGAATACAATAAGGTGATGGCCTATTCGGCCAAAACACTCTTCAACGGCGACAATCAGGGGTTGCAAACCTACTCGGTTGTTCGCGTATTCGACTGGATCATGAAAGTGCTGATCGACTTCCTGAACCGTCGGGCATTCGAAAACTGGACCTACGATGCTGAGAAAGACCTGCGCGCGCAGATTGTGAAATTCCTCAACAGCGTTACCGGCGCCGATAAAATCATCGAGGACTTTAAAATTCTGCGCTTCGAACGCGACAAGAACGTAAAAGACCGCATTCACCTCGACATCCACATTAAGCCTTATTTCCCCGCCAAAAACTTCCTCGTCAAGCTCGACGGCACCAAAGGCGACGATGCCAATGACTGGAAAGGCGGTGTCGAGCAGGCATAA
- the tssD gene encoding type VI secretion system tube protein TssD, with translation MAFKATIDLDGTEYRLLHCSFSLGQNTDYTTGKPTSDVMGGQVNAEFESTKDTNAFKMMIDPNKKFSGSIKFFKQDEDSPMKELKFEDAFLTGYSESMDARTSAPMSTSVVISARKLSIDGATHENKWAAY, from the coding sequence ATGGCTTTCAAAGCAACTATTGACCTTGACGGCACAGAGTATCGTCTGTTACACTGTAGTTTTTCGTTGGGTCAGAATACTGACTACACTACAGGCAAACCCACATCCGACGTTATGGGCGGCCAGGTAAACGCTGAGTTTGAGTCGACCAAAGACACAAACGCCTTCAAAATGATGATCGATCCGAACAAGAAGTTCAGTGGCAGCATCAAGTTTTTCAAGCAGGACGAAGATTCGCCCATGAAAGAGCTGAAGTTTGAAGATGCCTTTCTGACCGGTTACTCCGAAAGCATGGACGCCCGCACCAGCGCGCCAATGAGCACCAGTGTTGTGATTTCGGCCCGTAAGCTATCCATCGACGGAGCTACCCACGAGAATAAATGGGCTGCCTATTAA
- a CDS encoding phage baseplate assembly protein V, with the protein MSNLSSVQIEIGGKRVDIFSRVKISQWIDRHHTFELHVPIEQVEGAGAMKINQSKEFISKEVLITIKYRQGGGSSLVFRGFITQLYLSKQATTGSSIVIRGFSASILLEQGTRYAAFYQKDHSAIVNKVLSEYDQGLLKPSVSPRNNQQEDYIVKFEESSYNFLHRFAAATGNWFYFDGDKTIFGDVPGSSPIELNYGNDISSFDMRMDLPGGEFFIEDYNYVKMETVQSHSKDVSVSGLGEYGQFLITKAENLYPERQFSHSPIPVWTDGEAKQQAGYEKKASVANAVIFSGSSSKIGLKVGSVIDIKESTSLNARSQRTESLGQYRIISISHEADLSGGYTNHFEAIPAGVEFRANPSFYVPRAATQLAKVTHVDDPEHLGRIRVCFLWQSAQGDNESSTWVRQITPYTGAVNQGFYFIPEINETVMVIFENDDPSRPLIAGTVTNKQNKMDTYFSAKNYYKAIITHGGNHIVISDEPGKECISLHDKDRKNHIMMSLDGTNIAIKSQGSINLSAGSISLDADTISMKAKKEWKVDAQKGEIKTKETMSIDATTDLTMSGKTSVKASSDANVDVNGMQINVEGKTQTTVKGMQLNLEGNVKASLKAAVVMIN; encoded by the coding sequence ATGAGCAATCTATCCAGCGTCCAGATTGAAATCGGCGGCAAGCGTGTCGATATTTTTTCACGGGTAAAGATTAGCCAGTGGATCGATCGGCATCACACGTTTGAGCTGCACGTGCCTATTGAGCAGGTCGAAGGAGCGGGCGCCATGAAGATCAATCAGTCAAAAGAGTTCATCAGCAAAGAAGTGCTGATTACCATAAAGTACCGACAGGGGGGCGGTTCGTCGCTGGTTTTTCGAGGGTTCATCACCCAGCTTTATTTATCCAAGCAGGCCACCACGGGTAGCTCAATCGTTATTCGTGGATTCAGCGCGTCGATTTTGCTCGAACAGGGTACACGCTATGCAGCTTTCTACCAGAAAGATCATTCGGCCATTGTCAACAAAGTCCTGAGCGAATACGATCAGGGGTTACTCAAGCCAAGTGTTAGTCCACGCAACAACCAGCAGGAAGATTACATCGTAAAATTCGAAGAGAGCAGCTATAATTTTCTGCATCGGTTTGCGGCTGCAACCGGCAACTGGTTCTATTTCGATGGCGATAAAACCATTTTTGGCGACGTTCCGGGCAGTTCGCCTATTGAACTCAACTATGGCAACGACATCAGTTCGTTCGATATGCGGATGGACCTGCCCGGTGGCGAATTTTTCATTGAAGACTACAACTATGTCAAAATGGAAACGGTCCAGAGCCATTCGAAAGATGTTTCCGTATCGGGCTTGGGCGAATACGGCCAGTTCCTGATCACCAAAGCCGAAAACCTGTATCCCGAACGACAATTTAGTCACTCTCCCATACCGGTCTGGACCGATGGCGAAGCCAAACAACAGGCCGGTTACGAAAAGAAAGCATCGGTAGCCAACGCCGTTATTTTCAGTGGTTCCAGTTCTAAAATTGGTCTGAAAGTAGGCTCGGTTATCGATATTAAGGAAAGCACCAGCCTGAATGCCCGATCGCAGCGCACCGAGAGTCTGGGGCAATACCGAATCATATCTATCAGTCACGAAGCCGATTTAAGCGGTGGCTATACCAATCATTTTGAGGCCATTCCGGCAGGGGTTGAATTTCGGGCCAATCCTTCATTTTATGTTCCGCGGGCCGCTACTCAATTAGCAAAAGTAACACACGTTGACGACCCCGAACACCTGGGCCGAATTCGGGTGTGTTTTCTCTGGCAAAGCGCACAGGGCGATAACGAATCATCGACCTGGGTACGGCAAATTACGCCTTACACAGGGGCTGTGAATCAGGGATTTTATTTCATTCCTGAAATAAACGAGACGGTCATGGTCATTTTCGAGAATGATGACCCATCCCGACCACTCATCGCGGGTACAGTTACGAACAAGCAGAATAAAATGGATACCTATTTTTCTGCAAAAAACTATTACAAAGCCATTATCACCCACGGAGGCAACCACATTGTCATCAGCGACGAACCGGGCAAGGAGTGCATTAGCCTGCACGACAAAGACCGGAAGAATCATATCATGATGTCGCTCGACGGCACCAACATAGCCATCAAAAGCCAGGGTTCCATTAATCTCAGCGCAGGAAGCATTAGCCTGGACGCCGACACTATTAGTATGAAGGCAAAGAAAGAATGGAAGGTTGATGCCCAGAAAGGCGAAATCAAAACAAAAGAAACGATGAGCATCGACGCAACTACCGACCTGACCATGAGCGGCAAAACAAGTGTTAAAGCCAGTTCGGACGCTAACGTCGATGTGAACGGTATGCAGATTAATGTCGAAGGTAAAACGCAGACAACGGTAAAAGGGATGCAACTCAACCTGGAAGGCAACGTTAAGGCATCGTTGAAAGCCGCTGTAGTGATGATCAACTAA
- a CDS encoding PAAR domain-containing protein, producing MGFPAARMNDPHLCPLSDGPKPHVGGTILPPGVPTVLIGNVGAATLSSPCLCASPAPNLIAKGSAGVFIGKKPAARQFDTTAHGGMITVGLPTVLIGDSSMGPTRAVTLLPNGDIMFGPNIIIKADPNNADFQMQALQALIRLNCTPTMQKAFSAIEGSGNSLTIVPYVPPAGWGPFNAYCQPGAATPGKTGTPSTVAWDPNVHSLGGPPNSVQPADAPGSDVILAHEMIHGTHNATGTNGNGPFVNNGPGTPQGSNVSEERGTVGLPTQTYNNPGNPSDPLNGSTLPATNTNPYTENGVRQDYANNGWPSAGTNQPPVQRPSYYPSGPGNSGTQPF from the coding sequence ATGGGATTTCCAGCCGCCCGCATGAACGATCCGCATCTGTGTCCGTTATCTGACGGACCGAAGCCGCACGTTGGTGGAACGATACTTCCGCCGGGCGTTCCAACTGTGCTCATCGGGAATGTGGGCGCAGCCACCCTGTCGTCGCCCTGTTTGTGCGCATCGCCCGCTCCAAATCTGATTGCAAAAGGGTCGGCAGGGGTTTTTATTGGAAAAAAGCCAGCCGCCCGACAATTCGACACCACGGCTCATGGCGGCATGATCACAGTAGGGTTGCCAACGGTATTGATCGGCGATTCGTCGATGGGGCCAACCCGGGCTGTAACGCTACTCCCTAACGGCGACATCATGTTTGGCCCCAATATCATTATCAAAGCCGACCCCAATAATGCTGATTTTCAAATGCAGGCTCTACAGGCACTGATCCGTCTGAACTGTACGCCTACGATGCAAAAAGCCTTTTCGGCCATTGAAGGCAGTGGCAATTCGCTAACCATTGTTCCCTATGTACCACCAGCAGGCTGGGGACCTTTCAATGCGTATTGCCAACCCGGCGCAGCCACCCCAGGTAAAACCGGAACCCCATCGACCGTAGCCTGGGACCCGAACGTACACAGTTTAGGCGGTCCACCAAACTCGGTTCAGCCAGCCGATGCCCCTGGTTCTGATGTGATTCTGGCGCATGAAATGATTCATGGAACGCATAACGCCACCGGAACCAACGGCAACGGACCTTTTGTGAACAACGGTCCCGGAACACCGCAAGGCTCCAACGTGTCGGAAGAACGCGGTACGGTAGGATTACCCACACAGACCTATAATAATCCCGGCAATCCATCCGATCCATTAAACGGCAGCACATTACCAGCAACCAACACAAACCCATATACCGAAAATGGTGTCCGGCAAGACTACGCCAACAACGGATGGCCATCGGCGGGTACCAACCAGCCACCCGTTCAGCGGCCGTCCTATTACCCGTCGGGGCCGGGCAACTCAGGAACTCAGCCATTTTAA